The stretch of DNA GCCGGGGCGGCGGGGGCGGGCGGACGTGCCGGGGCCGACCACCCACCCCGGGACGGGCGCTGGCCCCCGCCGCGGGCACCCCCACCGCCCCCGGCTGCCTCGCCGCCGACGGCGACGACCTTGGCCTCGATGCCCGTGACCTGGAACAGCGCCTCGGCGACGAACCCGGCGTCGTTGCCGCGCGCGAAGCGGGCCGCGAGCTGCGGCGAGCGGAACTGCAGGCTGAGGACGCCCCCGCGGAAGTCCGCGACTGTCGCGTTCTCGGCCACGAGGGACCACGTGAGCCGCTTGACGGTGAACAGGGCACCGAGCACCTCGGTCCACAGGCGGCGGACCGTCTCCGCGTCGCCCCCGGCCGCGGGTGCGGACGGCGGTGGGGCGTCGACGGGGACGGGCGTCGGGGCGGGGGAGCCGGGCAGCCCGCCCGTCGTGGGGGCCGGTGGCTCGGCGGTCGGACGTGCCTCCGGGGCGGGGGAGCCAGGGGTGCGGGCGGCCGGCCAGCCGCCCCCGGTGGTCGCCGGTTCGGGCGTCGGCGTCGGCGCGGGGTCGGTGGGGGTAGGCGTCGGGGCGGGCGCGGGCGCGGGTGCCGGGGTGGCGGCGGGCGCAGGTGCGGGGGCGGCGGAGCTCACGGCGGCCGGCACGCCGCCGGCGGCGGAGATGCGGCGCTCCAACCGGTCCAGCCGCGTCCCGAGGCCGCCGTCGGTGTCGGCACCCGGCAGCAGCAGGCGCGCGCAGAGCAGTTCGAGCTGCAGCCGCGGCGACGTCGCGCCCGTCATCTGCTCCAGCCCGGCGGCCACGACGTCGGCGGCGCGGGACAGCTCGTTGCGCCCCAGGTGGGCGGCCTGCGCCTGCAGCCGTTCGAGGGCGTCCTCGGGGACGGCCAGGGCGTCCCCGGCCGCGTCACCCACGGCGGCGACGATGACGAGGTCCCGCAGGCGCTGCAGCAGGTCGTCGGCGAACCGGCGCGGTTCCTGGCCGGTGTCGACGACCCGTTCGACGGCCCGGAAGACCGTCGCGGCGTCCCCGGCCGCGATCGCCTCGACGACGTCGTCGAGCAGGGACGCGTGCGTGTACCCCAGGAGGGCGACCGCGATGTCGTAGGTGACGCCGTCCTCGCCCGCCCCGGCGATGAGCTGGTCCAGGACCGACAGGGTGTCGCGGACGGACCCCCCGCCGGCGCGGACGACGAGGGGCAGCACGCC from Kineococcus endophyticus encodes:
- a CDS encoding DNA polymerase III subunit gamma and tau, which gives rise to MTTALYRRYRPEAFSEVIGQEHVTTPLMHALSKGRVTHAYLFSGPRGCGKTTSARILARCLNCAQGPTPTPCGTCDSCLDLANGGPGSIDVVEIDAASHNGVDDARDLRERVSFAPARDRFKVYILDEAHMVTAAGFNALLKTVEEPPPHVKFVFATTEPDKVLTTIRSRTHHYPFRLVPPAQLTTYLGELAEKEGVQIGKGVLPLVVRAGGGSVRDTLSVLDQLIAGAGEDGVTYDIAVALLGYTHASLLDDVVEAIAAGDAATVFRAVERVVDTGQEPRRFADDLLQRLRDLVIVAAVGDAAGDALAVPEDALERLQAQAAHLGRNELSRAADVVAAGLEQMTGATSPRLQLELLCARLLLPGADTDGGLGTRLDRLERRISAAGGVPAAVSSAAPAPAPAATPAPAPAPAPTPTPTDPAPTPTPEPATTGGGWPAARTPGSPAPEARPTAEPPAPTTGGLPGSPAPTPVPVDAPPPSAPAAGGDAETVRRLWTEVLGALFTVKRLTWSLVAENATVADFRGGVLSLQFRSPQLAARFARGNDAGFVAEALFQVTGIEAKVVAVGGEAAGGGGGARGGGQRPSRGGWSAPARPPAPAAPAPAAPAPTGAQPSRGPAGGQQPPAPPSQRSTPPAPAPAGNDYYADVPPPEEPIEDPGEEQLSRPRRAEPAAPSSAPSPTPAASAPPAPAAVAVAPEDDTPSRDDEDAEDAGLVGIAVVEQILGGRVLSDDT